In Hermetia illucens chromosome 1, iHerIll2.2.curated.20191125, whole genome shotgun sequence, one genomic interval encodes:
- the LOC119661419 gene encoding uncharacterized protein LOC119661419 — translation MWYLKSNLRVEAERLIRHLPITDENCDIAWTTLTNHYSNQRLMVSPSALKKLHDVTKECLAGLKNFNINIASWDPILLHILLKKLDKVTHALYEQTLTSPRELQLVDALLAFLERHFQSLEALCSDKRSTTQNKPTKRTSALISTKDSQSLQCKNCEGSHRIYTCEAFKQLSIWDRVAKIKQLRLCLNCLREGHRRAQCSAGSCLKCGKKHNTLLNMDANNQDKTTPSITAIQTTPNATKQGQVSCTVKDKGSTNVNHSIALSTEISAGPFVLLATPLIKETNQKGKSIEMKARQHSACSFHCCKTRSLAG, via the coding sequence ATGTGGTATTTGAAGAGCAATCTAAGGGTTGAAGCAGAGCGGCTTATACGTCATCTGCCCATCACTGACGAAAATTGTGACATTGCATGGACAACGCTAACAAACCATTACAGCAATCAACGATTGATGGTATCCCCCAGTGCTTTGAAAAAACTTCATGACGTTACGAAGGAATGTCTAGCAGGTCTCAAGAACTTTAATATCAATATAGCGAGTTGGGATCCcattttattacatattttacTGAAGAAGTTAGACAAGGTTACGCACGCCTTATACGAACAAACTTTGACTTCACCACGAGAACTGCAGCTGGTTGATGCATTACTCGCGTTTTTGGAAAGACACTTTCAGTCGTTAGAGGCCTTGTGTAGCGACAAGAGGAGTACGACTCAAAACAAACCTACAAAGCGAACCTCGGCTTTAATATCCACCAAGGACAGTCAATCTTTACAGTGTAAAAACTGCGAGGGAAGCCATCGAATCTACACATGTGAAGCCTTTAAACAATTGTCCATCTGGGATCGAGTAGCCAAAATCAAGCAGCTGAGGCTATGTTTGAACTGTCTTCGCGAAGGACATCGAAGGGCACAGTGCAGCGCAGGAAGTTGCCTTAAATGTGGCAAGAAGCACAACACTCTCCTAAATATGGACGCCAACAATCAAGACAAAACAACGCCCTCTATCACCGCAATTCAAACAACACCCAACGCCACCAAGCAAGGGCAAGTATCATGTACTGTAAAGGACAAGGGTTCTACAAATGTCAACCATTCTATTGCATTATCAACGGAAATATCTGCAGGGCCTTTTGTTCTATTAGCTACTCCACTCATCAAGGAGACAAACCAAAAGGGCAAGTCGATAGAAATGAAAGCCCGGCAACATTCAGCTTGCAGCTTCCACTGCTGCAAAACACGGTCTTTGGCTGGATAA